The Pseudorasbora parva isolate DD20220531a chromosome 16, ASM2467924v1, whole genome shotgun sequence genome includes a region encoding these proteins:
- the LOC137043253 gene encoding ice-structuring glycoprotein-like, with translation MIWHQCWSALLSPASLYTATQRSEVTLLSPASVYTATQRSEVALLSPASLYTATQRSEVALLSPASVYTATQRSEVALLSPASVYTATQRSEVALLSPASLYTATQRSEVALLSPASVYTATQRSEVALLSPASLYTATQRSEVALLSPASLYTATQRSEVTLLPPASVYTATQRSEVALLSPASLYTATQRSEVALLSPASLYTATQRSEVALLSPASLYTGTQRSEVALLSPASLYTGTQRSEVALLSPASLYTGTQRSEVALLSPASLYTATQRSEVALLSPASLYTATQRSEVALLSPASLYMATQRSEVALLSPASVYTATQRSEVTLLSPASLYTATQRSEVALLSPASLYTATQRSEVALLSPASLYTATQRSEVALLSPASLYMATQRSEVALLSPASVYTATQRSEDALLPPASVYTATQRSEVALLSPASLYTATQRSEVALLSPASLYTATQRSEVALLSPASLYTATQRSEVALLSPASLYTATQRSEVALLSPASLYTATQRSEVALLSPASLYTATQRSEVALLSPASLYTATQRSEVALLSPASLYTATQRSEVALLSPASLYTATQRSEVALLSPASLHTATQRSEVALLSPASVYTATQRSEVALLSPASLYTATQRSEVALLSPASLYTATQRSEVTLLSPASLYTATQRSEVALLSPASLYTATQRSEVALLSPASRYTATQRSEVALLSPASLYTATQRSEVALLSPASLYTATQRSEVALLSPASLYTATQSSEVALLSPASLYTATQSSEVALLSPASLHTATQRSEVALLSPASLYTATQRSNVCCTGTQQ, from the coding sequence ATGATCTGGCATCAGTGCTGGAGCGCTCTACTGTCCCCAGCCTCACTCTACACGGCCacacagaggtcagaggtcactcttctgTCCCCGGCCTCAGTCTACACGGCCacacagaggtcagaggtcgctCTTCTGTCCCCTGCCTCACTCTACACGGCCacacagaggtcagaggtcgctCTACTGTCCCCGGCCTCAGTCTACACGGCCacacagaggtcagaggtcgcACTTCTGTCCCCGGCCTCAGTCTACACGGCCacacagaggtcagaggtcgctCTACTGTCCCCAGCCTCACTCTACACGGCCacacagaggtcagaggtcgctCTACTGTCCCCGGCCTCAGTCTACACGGCCacacagaggtcagaggtcgctCTTCTGTCCCCTGCCTCACTCTACACGGCCACACAAAGGTCAGAGGTCGCTCTTCTGTCCCCGGCCTCACTCTACACGGCCacacagaggtcagaggtcactcttctgCCCCCGGCCTCAGTCTACACGGCCacacagaggtcagaggtcgctCTTCTGTCCCCTGCCTCACTCTACACGGCCacacagaggtcagaggtcgctCTTCTGTCCCCTGCCTCACTCTACACGGCCACACAAAGGTCAGAGGTCGCTCTTCTGTCCCCGGCCTCACTCTACACGGGCacacagaggtcagaggtcgctCTACTGTCCCCGGCCTCACTCTACACGGGCACACAGAGGTCAGAGGTTGCTCTTCTGTCCCCTGCCTCACTCTACACGGGCACACAGAGGTCAGAGGTTGCTCTTCTGTCCCCTGCCTCACTCTACACGGCCacacagaggtcagaggtcgcACTTCTGTCCCCTGCCTCACTCTACACGGCCACACAGAGGTCAGAGGTTGCTCTTCTGTCCCCGGCCTCACTCTACATGGCCacacagaggtcagaggtcgctCTTCTGTCCCCGGCCTCAGTCTACACGGCCacacagaggtcagaggtcactcttctgTCCCCGGCCTCACTCTACACGGCCacacagaggtcagaggtcgctCTTCTGTCCCCGGCCTCACTCTACACGGCCacacagaggtcagaggtcgctCTTCTGTCCCCTGCCTCACTCTACACGGCAACACAGAGGTCAGAGGTTGCTCTTCTGTCCCCGGCCTCACTCTACATGGCCacacagaggtcagaggtcgctCTTCTGTCCCCGGCCTCAGTCTACACGGCCACACAGAGGTCAGAGGACGCTCTTCTGCCCCCGGCCTCAGTCTACACGGCCacacagaggtcagaggtcgctCTACTGTCCCCGGCCTCACTCTACACGGCCacacagaggtcagaggtcgctCTACTGTCCCCAGCCTCACTCTACACGGCCacacagaggtcagaggtcgctCTACTGTCCCCGGCCTCACTCTACACGGCCacacagaggtcagaggtcgctCTTCTGTCCCCTGCCTCACTCTACACTGCCacacagaggtcagaggtcgctCTACTGTCCCCAGCCTCACTCTACACGGCCacacagaggtcagaggtcgctCTTCTGTCCCCGGCCTCACTCTACACGGCCacacagaggtcagaggtcgctCTTCTGTCCCCAGCCTCACTCTACACGGCCacacagaggtcagaggtcgctCTTCTGTCCCCGGCCTCACTCTACACGGCCacacagaggtcagaggtcgctCTTCTGTCCCCAGCCTCACTCTACACGGCCacacagaggtcagaggtcgctCTTCTGTCCCCGGCCTCACTCCACACGGCCacacagaggtcagaggtcgctCTTCTGTCCCCGGCCTCAGTCTACACGGCCacacagaggtcagaggtcgctCTACTGTCCCCAGCCTCACTCTACACGGCCacacagaggtcagaggtcgctCTTCTGTCCCCGGCCTCGCTCTACACGGCCacacagaggtcagaggtcactcttctgTCCCCGGCCTCACTCTACACGGCCacacagaggtcagaggtcgctCTTCTGTCCCCGGCCTCACTCTACACGGCCacacagaggtcagaggtcgctCTTCTGTCCCCGGCCTCACGCTACACGGCCacacagaggtcagaggtcgctCTTCTGTCCCCGGCCTCACTCTACACGGCCacacagaggtcagaggtcgctCTTCTGTCCCCGGCCTCACTCTACACGGCCacacagaggtcagaggtcgctCTTCTGTCCCCGGCCTCACTCTACACGGCCACACAGAGCTCAGAGGTCGCTCTTCTGTCCCCGGCCTCACTCTACACGGCCACACAGAGCTCAGAGGTCGCTCTTCTGTCCCCGGCCTCACTCCACACGGCCacacagaggtcagaggtcgctCTTCTGTCCCCGGCCTCACTCTACACGGCCACACAGAGGTCAAATGTCTGCTGTACTGGGACGCAGCAATAG